The Candidatus Poribacteria bacterium genome includes the window CTGTCCAGAAACGCGATAACCTTTCCCTCAAATGTTTCTCGCTCATCATCAGGGAGCGCGTCGAACTCCGCAAGTGTCTCGGCAAGTCCATGCACGATTTGAGTCCCAGAACTTTTACTCCGATGGCGACCTCCATGCGAAAATTTTTCGGTCTTGTTTCGCTCACGCAACTTCCGAATCAATTTTATGTCATGATTTCCCGGTACGCATAACGCACTGCCTACCTCACACATTCCCATGGTCAGCTTCAGCGTGTCCACAATGCGCGGACCCCTATCAACCAGATCACCTAGAAAGAAGGCACGTCGGCCTTGGGGGTGGACGAATATCCCAGCCTCATTTCGGACGTAGCCGAGTACACCGAGCAATTCTTCCAATTCGTCACAGCAGCCGTGTAAATCACCGATGATGTCAAACGACCCAGAATCGTCTCGACGATCGGTCCAGAGCCGTTGTCGCTCGATACGAACCGAATCAATCTCTTCCTCACTACGCAGGCGATAGATGTAGCGAAAACCTTCCTTCTCCAGTCTGCGTACAGATCTGCGCAATTGCTGGATGTGCTGACGAATCACGCTTCGCGGTAGATCCCGATCGGGGCGTGCTTGATTACGTGCGGTGCAGACTTTTTGCGGTGGCTCTAATACGATGGCGATCGGCAGGACATGATACGCTCGCGCTAAATCGACAAACGGCTTGCGATCTTCGGGTTTCAGGTTTGTAGCATCCACAACCACCAACCGTCTCGCCGCCAACCGTTTGACAGCAATATAACGCAACACATCAAAAGCCGCCTCCGTCGCATCCATGTCATTCTCATCGTCCGACACCAACCCACGGCAGAAATCGGAGGACAAGATCTCCGTCGGCTTAAAATGCCTACGGGCAAAGGTGCTCTTACCTGCACTCGATGCACCGATTAGTAGGACAAGGGATAGCTCTGGAACGGTGATGGTTTTGGTTTCACCCATTGTCACCCTCTTGATTCCCAAAAGGAGTTGTTATAATACCGTTTCTGAATAATTGTATCGCATCATTCGGGGAAACTTACAAGCAGCTACAGTTGTTCATGAGTTCTGTCAATTATCCAATGAACTGATTTACGTTTCACGCCTCACGTTTCAACAATGCGTTATTCCTTGTCAGAATTGTTATAAGTTCTGTTGCGGGGAATTCAGTTGCTTCTTCGGTGAAATTCACCACTAGGGGCGTATCAAATCAATCGTGTAGTTGTTCAAACACCGCCATTTGCGTCGGCGGACCGAGTGCTTCGTCTGCTTCACCGATTGGAACGAACCTTACGGTATAGCCAAATTGCGCTGCGACATATTCTGCCCATGTACTAAACTCGGAACGCCCCCATTCAAAGCGATGGTCAGGATGGCGAAAGTTGCCCGCAGGCAAAGATTCAAAGCGAGCGTTATATTCTCGATTGGGTGTCGTGACGATGACACATCCCGGCTGGGCATGTGCGAAGACAACGCGCTCCAAAGCTCTCAGACGTGGCGCATCTAGATGTTCAATGACTTCAACCAGCACGGCGGCATCAAAGCCATGTAAGCGGTCATCACGATAGGTCAAGGCACCGTGAAGGAGCGACACCCGCTCTCGGCGTTTCGGATGGCGGTCGAGGTATAGCCGTCTCGCGGCGCTTTCTAATGCTTGTGCGGAAACATCCACCCCGACGAGTTTTTCAAAATACGAGTCTTTCATCAGCATGACGAGCAGTTTTCCTTCGCCGCATCCGAGGTCTAACACCCGCCTGGCACCACAGTGCGTCAACGTCTCCAACACCGCCTCCAATCGCAGCGCATTCAGTCGTACCGGTGCTTCCAAAGCTTCTTCCGCAGCGGCGTACCTCTCCGCCATTGCATCGGGCGTTGTTGCGTCCTCCTGCAACCGTGCTAATGCCTCGCGCACCAATGAGCGTTGGTATTTGAGGTATCGCTCAGTGATGAGGTCCCGTTCTGGGTGTGAAGGTAGCCACCTCTCTCCACGACGCAGTAGTTTCTCCACTTCGTCCTCACCAACGTAATAATGCTTGTCATCATCCAAAACAGGTACAAGCACGTAAAGGTGCGACAGGAGCGCTTGCAGGCAACACGTTGCTTTCAGGGTCACCGTAAAGTAGCGTGAGGTGCCCCACTGTGGGAATCGTTCATCAAGCGCGTGCGGTGTTGCATCTACCTGATAACCGAGCGGTTCAAAAAGCTGTCGAAGCATCGTCTCACCCCCACGACAGGGTAGGACGGTGACGTTCACTTCAAAAGGCATCGCTTCGTCCACCCGGTCAGGCAGATCTTTGCAGTGCCCCGCTAGCGCAGTTCCGAATATCTGCGAGATTGCTACGCTCAAAAATGATGATGCCACGTAAGGACGGTCATTTACATAGGCTCCCAACGTACCACCGCTTCCACCTCCATGCCTACGGACCAGCGCGACAGGGTCAACTTCAAGCAGCATCGCTGCTGTGCAACGCGTCTCGCTTACCTCCGGATAAAAAACATGGACCTTTCCAAATTTCAATCCAAAGACTTGCACCCGTGCCGGGTGCTTGTGAAGCAAGAAGCTGAGATTATCTGCCTGATGTGCTGTCGTTGTGATTGTGAATAACATGGAAATTCCCCAAAGAACAAGGTTTTGTATGCTTTCAAGTATCTAAATTCGTTTTCTCTAGCAGCTGCCTGACGAATGCAGCATGTTCATCTGTCTCCAATCCCTTTTGTAATTCAGACAAAACGGTCGCGAGATCGCCTTCTATGAGTGCATTCACTGCTAGGCGCAAACCGGGAAATGCTTGGCTTTCTATCAATCCCTCTACATCGGGCACCATCGGCACATATTCCGCATTGACGAGACGTAACCAATCGAGTCGCCCCTCCTGCGTCTGCCACACAATGTACTCTGCTACCCCGTTACGGAGATAGGCATCTAATTTTTCGTGCAAATCGTAGTCCGCGCTTGTCCCTGCAATTTCGACAATCAATTCCGGTGCACCTTCAATGTAACCCTTATCGTTGAGACGGGAGGTGCCGTCTGCATCAATCCGGAGCAACGCATCGGGCTGCGCCTCGTTGTCGGAATCGAGGTGAACAGTGGTGTTATCCAAAAAATCAACACCGGGTGTTGCAGCGCAATAAACGCCGATCCAAGTCATAATATACCCGTGAGGTTTACCATGAATATCGGCCCTTACAGGTGAACCCATGTAAACAATTCCTCCAATCAGTTCCGCTTTCTTCAGGTGCGGCATTGCCTCATAACGCCGCTCAAATTCGTCCCGTGTCAGTCGTTCTCCATGCTTCAGCGGTGGTGGCGGAACTATTTTCTTTTTTGCAGCTGCCTGAACGGTCATGATAACGTTCCCTCCGATCTGATTTCTAATCCAACTTTGTGCCGGTTCTACTGTGTATCGTCAATCTGATGTTTCTGCATCAGTTGTTTCAGCGATTCAAGTGGGGTGCTCAGTTGACGAGCAATTTCTTCCAAGTCTCCCTTGCACTGCTCGGACATATCAATGAGAATCTGTTTTTCAACTTGAGCCAACCTATTCGAGAGGGTTTCTCCATCGCCAGAGCGCGAATAGACGGTAAGTATCTCTTGAGGCAGGTGATGTGGGGAAATGGTATCTCCATCAACCTTATACGTAATACGCTCTATAACATACTTGAGTTCCCGGACATTACCGGGCCAATCATACGCGCTCAAGTGCTCTAGAGTCTCAGGAGCCAATCTTTTGGGTTTGATGTCAGCGACTTCTCCTGCGAGGCGCTCCATGAAATGATAGCATAACAGTTCAATATCCTCTTTCCGATCACGCAACGGCGGCAGCCAAATTGTTTCAAATGCGAGTCGATCGTATAGATCTGCCCGAAATTTGCCTGTCTCTATATCCGCCTCCATATCGCTATTGGTTGCAGCAATAACCCGTACATCAACCTTCATCGTCTTCGTACCACCAACCCGTTCAAACTGCTGATATTCCAGCACGCGCAGGATCTTCTGCTGAAATTCAACCGACATATTACCGATCTCGTCGAGAAAGAGCGTTCCCCTATCCGCTAACACAAAGCGTCCCTCTCGGAACGATGAATTTGTAAAAGCGTTATCTTCCTGCCCAAAGAGTTCGCATTCTAGAAGCCCCTCTGCCAACGCTGCGCAGTTAATGGTGATGAACGCACGTTTCTGGCGATCGCTGTTACTATGGATTGCAGCAGCGACCAATTCCTTGCCCGTTCCGCGTTCACCACGAATCAGGACGGGCCGTGGAATAGAAGCCACTTCCGTAATCTGTTGGTGCACCTGTTGAATAGCTCGGCTTTTGCCAACGATGTTGTATCTCCCTTTCAGCTCCTCGCGATAAAACTCGCGCTCTCGACGCAGCCTTTTGTTATCAACTGTGGCGCGAATCAGATGGTTGAGCCGGGTAAGGGCAAGTTCCATATTTTCTTCGATGTAGAAATCTTTTTCGACATATTCTTGGGCACCCAGTTTAATCGCTTCGACAGCGGTCGAGATAGTACCTTTGCCTGTTAGGATAACGACCGGCAGAGAGGGGTTGATTTTCTTGATTTCTTCCAAGCCAGCGAGCCCGTTTGTCTGTCCTTCACCAAAATCGAGGTCCAAGATAACGAGATCAAAGGCATCCGGACTTTTAGTAACCATCTCCAGCCCTTCCTCCACAGTACCAACCGCCACCGGTTCTGCGCCACGTTGTTCGAGAAGGCCAGTCAATAAATCTTGCATTGCCGTCTGATCGTCAACAACTAATATACGTTCTGACATTTTCCACAATTTCCTCTCCGGTTTTACCTGTACGATAACCCAAGTTGCTACCCATTAAAGATTGGGGTGTTTTCAATCCTTTTCATGCGCCGCGCTTCAGGTTGTTTATTCAGTCCGCTCCGCTTGGATAGACATATCCAAGCTATACCCTTGCGCGTGTGCCGTGTGCAATGAATTTGCCGATCCACTGTGAGCGATGAACACCTATTCTTCCGGTTTGCCGTGTTCCCTATAAGTGGCAACTTAGGCTATATTATAGCACTTCGCGTGCGAAGGTGTACGCGCCTCTCAACCAAGAGGCATAATAGAGTCCGTTGGCGTAAAGAAAGTAGACACCTTTTAAGCCAATAACACCCAGTAGACAGACCAGTGAGAGGGAAATCAGGATAACATCCTGCTGTCGTGTTTTCAACTCACGCAGAGAGGTGCGATGCGCAGCATCAGGAGAAAATGCGCGGCTCTCCACAGCTTCACTGAGATGCGTTGCTCGTCGGATGTTATTGGTTAAGATTGGACGCAAACTGTTTAAGATTCCACGGATCGTATGAAAGAGATTAAGTTGTAAATAACGGAAACCGCGTAGCCGCTGCGAACGAATTACAGTTTGCGCCTCTGAACCGATAAGCGGAATGTAGCGCAGCCCTGTCGTCACCATAAATGCAAGACTGTATGGAACACGTAGCTTCACAAGGGCAAGCAAGAGGTCACGGGGTTGAGTTGTCCAGATAATAAAACAACTGATCGTCAACATTGTGTTAAACCGCAAAGATTGAACGGCACCGTGAAACAAACCCTCACGATAGAGATGGATGCCACCCGTCAACCCCCCGATGATGGGAACATCTTTATGGATAAGCGTAAAAATGACGGTTCGAGGGAATTGATTATAAAATATGCCTTGGCTGTAAATCAGTCCCCATGTTCCTAATCCAATAAAGAGGATGAGCAGACGAATCTGGCGCCACGACGGCGGGATTGATGCTTGGAAGCAGAGGCTTACCAAAAAACACACAAACAGGGCAATTGGACTATCGAGCAAAATGACCAGACAGCTAACAATTGCGAGGAGGAGGATTTTCGTGTGAGGATGGAGTTTTGTCATTTTGGAGCCTTTGTAGTTGCATGGTCAGTGGTGGAACAAGTGACGCCTGTTCCAAGCGTTCAGGATTTTCAAAAGCGGCATCAGATGTTCCGTCAAAGATGAGTTCTCCACGATGCAGCAGCAATACCCGGCTAGCGTATTCTAGCATGAGGTGGACATCGTGGGTACAGAACACCACTGTTTTGTTTTGTGTTTTCATAGTGCTGTCCAGCGTCTGCATGAGCTGCCGCAAATGATAGTAATCCTGGCCTGTTGTTGGCTCATCAAGAAGGAGAAGATCGGGGTAGAGGGAAAAACTCGCAGCGACTGCGGCACGTTGCCGTTGCCCTCGTGAAAGGGCGTAAGGGGCTTCCGCTTTGAGGGTTTCTAAGTCAAACATCATCAAGATCTCTTCGAGTCGTTCCTCTACTTCCTGACGAGACAGCTTGAAGTTCTTTGGGCCGAAAGCCACCTCCTCAGATACAGTTGCTGCTTGCAACAGCAGGTCTGGGTTCTGAAAAACAATCCCCACTTGACCTGCGAGATGGCGGGGCTTGCAACGCCGGGTATCCTGACCTTTGATGAGGACCTGTCCTGCTGATGGGCGTAGGAGTGCAATCAGATGTAGGAGTAGCGTCGTCTTCCCTGACCCATTTGCTCCCATAATTGCGACGACCTCACCGCCCCTAATTTGAAAGGAGATGCCTTTCAGTACATCAGCAGAAGTCTGTGGGTAACGAAAAGAGAGGCTTTGAACCTCCGCTAAAATGTCATTCGGATTCGCAGGAGGGGTGTGAGTTGGAACAGGTGTTGTATGCGCCAATCCATCCTTTCCTGATGATGTGTCAGCCCTGATAATCCCGTCAGGTGTTTCATTTCGATGAAATTGGGATTGTTTTGAATCCTGAGTCTGGTTGGCAAAGAGCCGCATGGCATGGTCAAGCGTCAATGGGCGCTCAGCATAGCCGTGTCGCGCTGCAACTTGCGCGAGCTCTGGCACCTGTACACCAAGCTGGGAGTACCGCTTGACATCTGTGAATGCCTGATCTATCGGCAGATCGGAAACCAGTTTACCGTCATTCATGAGCCACACCTGACTACACAAGGGTGCTATCTCATTAAC containing:
- a CDS encoding 3' terminal RNA ribose 2'-O-methyltransferase Hen1; the encoded protein is MLFTITTTAHQADNLSFLLHKHPARVQVFGLKFGKVHVFYPEVSETRCTAAMLLEVDPVALVRRHGGGSGGTLGAYVNDRPYVASSFLSVAISQIFGTALAGHCKDLPDRVDEAMPFEVNVTVLPCRGGETMLRQLFEPLGYQVDATPHALDERFPQWGTSRYFTVTLKATCCLQALLSHLYVLVPVLDDDKHYYVGEDEVEKLLRRGERWLPSHPERDLITERYLKYQRSLVREALARLQEDATTPDAMAERYAAAEEALEAPVRLNALRLEAVLETLTHCGARRVLDLGCGEGKLLVMLMKDSYFEKLVGVDVSAQALESAARRLYLDRHPKRRERVSLLHGALTYRDDRLHGFDAAVLVEVIEHLDAPRLRALERVVFAHAQPGCVIVTTPNREYNARFESLPAGNFRHPDHRFEWGRSEFSTWAEYVAAQFGYTVRFVPIGEADEALGPPTQMAVFEQLHD
- a CDS encoding Uma2 family endonuclease; its protein translation is MTVQAAAKKKIVPPPPLKHGERLTRDEFERRYEAMPHLKKAELIGGIVYMGSPVRADIHGKPHGYIMTWIGVYCAATPGVDFLDNTTVHLDSDNEAQPDALLRIDADGTSRLNDKGYIEGAPELIVEIAGTSADYDLHEKLDAYLRNGVAEYIVWQTQEGRLDWLRLVNAEYVPMVPDVEGLIESQAFPGLRLAVNALIEGDLATVLSELQKGLETDEHAAFVRQLLEKTNLDT
- a CDS encoding sigma-54-dependent Fis family transcriptional regulator — encoded protein: MSERILVVDDQTAMQDLLTGLLEQRGAEPVAVGTVEEGLEMVTKSPDAFDLVILDLDFGEGQTNGLAGLEEIKKINPSLPVVILTGKGTISTAVEAIKLGAQEYVEKDFYIEENMELALTRLNHLIRATVDNKRLRREREFYREELKGRYNIVGKSRAIQQVHQQITEVASIPRPVLIRGERGTGKELVAAAIHSNSDRQKRAFITINCAALAEGLLECELFGQEDNAFTNSSFREGRFVLADRGTLFLDEIGNMSVEFQQKILRVLEYQQFERVGGTKTMKVDVRVIAATNSDMEADIETGKFRADLYDRLAFETIWLPPLRDRKEDIELLCYHFMERLAGEVADIKPKRLAPETLEHLSAYDWPGNVRELKYVIERITYKVDGDTISPHHLPQEILTVYSRSGDGETLSNRLAQVEKQILIDMSEQCKGDLEEIARQLSTPLESLKQLMQKHQIDDTQ
- a CDS encoding energy-coupling factor transporter transmembrane protein EcfT, giving the protein MTKLHPHTKILLLAIVSCLVILLDSPIALFVCFLVSLCFQASIPPSWRQIRLLILFIGLGTWGLIYSQGIFYNQFPRTVIFTLIHKDVPIIGGLTGGIHLYREGLFHGAVQSLRFNTMLTISCFIIWTTQPRDLLLALVKLRVPYSLAFMVTTGLRYIPLIGSEAQTVIRSQRLRGFRYLQLNLFHTIRGILNSLRPILTNNIRRATHLSEAVESRAFSPDAAHRTSLRELKTRQQDVILISLSLVCLLGVIGLKGVYFLYANGLYYASWLRGAYTFAREVL
- a CDS encoding ABC transporter ATP-binding protein translates to MGSIEIENLRFTYPSRNTPTLRGIDAKVAPKAFILLTGPTGCGKSTLLRTLNGLIPHASGGNLSGSVRVGGTSVAEQPIAVTCQQVGLLFQNPEEQLFCIIVEDEIAFGLENQGLPSHEIDRRIDSALTQVGLAGFRNREIASLSSGQKQRVALACVCAMRPQILLLDEPTSYLDPQATHDILEIIRDLNRELGITVIVAGHQVNEIAPLCSQVWLMNDGKLVSDLPIDQAFTDVKRYSQLGVQVPELAQVAARHGYAERPLTLDHAMRLFANQTQDSKQSQFHRNETPDGIIRADTSSGKDGLAHTTPVPTHTPPANPNDILAEVQSLSFRYPQTSADVLKGISFQIRGGEVVAIMGANGSGKTTLLLHLIALLRPSAGQVLIKGQDTRRCKPRHLAGQVGIVFQNPDLLLQAATVSEEVAFGPKNFKLSRQEVEERLEEILMMFDLETLKAEAPYALSRGQRQRAAVAASFSLYPDLLLLDEPTTGQDYYHLRQLMQTLDSTMKTQNKTVVFCTHDVHLMLEYASRVLLLHRGELIFDGTSDAAFENPERLEQASLVPPLTMQLQRLQNDKTPSSHENPPPRNC